In a genomic window of Streptomyces sp. SJL17-4:
- a CDS encoding glycoside hydrolase family 64 protein, with protein sequence MSAHRRRRHSRAALVPLVAAALIGTVVTVVGPSDKVEAAVPATIPLTFTNNSGRGEQVYVYNLGTELSTGRQGWADANGTFHPWPAGGSVPVPAPDAAIAGPANGGSMTIRLPKFSGRIYFSYGQKLVFKLATGGLVQPAVQNPSDPNRNILFNWSEYTLNDAGLWINSTQVDMVSAPYAVGVKRPNGTVANTGRLKPGGYRGFYDALRGQPGGWANLIQTRADGTVLRALAPGHGIEAGALPSGVMNDYINRVWTKYASSTLTVTPFANQPSVKYFGRVSGNVMNFTNTSGAVVTSFQKPDSDSVFGCYKHLDAPNDQVRGPISRTLCAGYNRSTLLTNPNQPDTSSADFYKDAVTNHYSRKIHAQMVDGKAYGFAFDDVGAHESLVHDGNPQQAYVTLDPFN encoded by the coding sequence ATGTCCGCACACCGCAGGCGCAGGCACAGCCGCGCCGCACTCGTCCCCCTGGTCGCCGCCGCGCTGATCGGCACCGTCGTCACCGTCGTCGGCCCGTCGGACAAGGTCGAGGCCGCCGTCCCCGCGACCATTCCGCTCACCTTCACGAACAACTCCGGCCGCGGCGAACAGGTCTACGTCTACAACCTCGGCACCGAGCTCTCGACGGGCCGGCAGGGTTGGGCCGACGCGAACGGCACGTTCCATCCGTGGCCGGCCGGGGGCTCCGTCCCCGTTCCCGCGCCGGACGCCGCCATCGCCGGTCCCGCCAACGGCGGATCGATGACGATCCGGCTGCCGAAGTTCTCGGGCCGGATCTACTTCAGCTACGGACAGAAGCTGGTGTTCAAGCTGGCGACGGGCGGCCTCGTACAGCCCGCGGTCCAGAACCCGAGCGACCCCAACAGGAACATCCTCTTCAACTGGTCCGAGTACACGCTCAACGACGCGGGCCTCTGGATCAACAGCACCCAGGTCGACATGGTCTCGGCGCCCTACGCCGTCGGCGTGAAGCGCCCCAACGGCACCGTCGCGAACACCGGCCGCCTCAAGCCCGGCGGCTACCGGGGCTTCTACGACGCGCTGCGCGGCCAGCCCGGCGGCTGGGCCAACCTCATCCAGACCCGCGCCGACGGCACCGTGCTGCGCGCCCTGGCTCCCGGCCACGGCATCGAGGCCGGAGCGCTGCCGTCAGGAGTGATGAACGACTACATCAACCGCGTCTGGACCAAGTACGCCTCGTCGACCCTGACGGTGACGCCGTTCGCGAACCAGCCCTCCGTGAAGTACTTCGGCCGCGTCTCGGGCAACGTCATGAACTTCACCAACACGTCCGGGGCGGTCGTCACCTCGTTCCAGAAGCCCGACTCCGACAGCGTCTTCGGCTGCTACAAGCACCTCGACGCCCCCAACGACCAGGTGCGCGGCCCCATCTCCCGTACGCTCTGCGCGGGTTACAACCGCTCGACCCTGCTGACGAACCCGAACCAGCCGGACACGTCGTCCGCCGACTTCTACAAGGACGCGGTGACCAACCACTACTCGCGCAAGATCCACGCCCAGATGGTCGACGGCAAGGCGTACGGCTTCGCCTTCGACGACGTCGGCGCCCACGAATCGCTCGTGCACGACGGCAACCCGCAGCAGGCGTACGTCACGCTGGACCCGTTCAACTAG
- a CDS encoding SDR family oxidoreductase, with protein sequence MKITVIGGTGLIGSQVVALLEKAGHDVVPASLSSGVDLLTGAGLDGALAGAHTVINVSNSPTFDEQSLDFFRTTVGNLLGAGERADVRHQVALSIVGVDQVPDLDYYRAKVLQEDLLRDGPTPYSIVRATQFFEFMDAVMSWTATDGEVRLPATPLQPIASADVAAALADVSVGEPLNGTLDVAGPDALTLDEIGRITLAARGDARPVVVDDGAGMFAAVRGDVLTPGTGARLAPTRYRDWLGATLAG encoded by the coding sequence ATGAAGATCACCGTCATCGGCGGCACCGGCCTCATCGGCTCTCAGGTCGTCGCCCTGCTCGAGAAGGCCGGCCATGACGTGGTCCCGGCCTCCCTCTCCTCGGGGGTCGACCTGCTCACCGGCGCCGGCCTGGACGGGGCGCTCGCCGGAGCCCACACGGTCATCAACGTCAGCAACTCCCCGACCTTCGACGAGCAGTCGCTCGACTTCTTCCGCACCACCGTGGGCAACCTGCTCGGCGCGGGGGAGCGGGCGGACGTACGTCACCAGGTCGCGCTGTCGATCGTCGGCGTGGACCAGGTCCCCGACCTGGACTACTACCGGGCCAAGGTGCTCCAGGAGGACCTGCTGCGCGACGGCCCCACGCCGTACTCGATCGTCCGCGCCACCCAGTTCTTCGAGTTCATGGACGCCGTGATGTCCTGGACCGCGACCGACGGCGAAGTCCGTCTGCCCGCCACCCCGCTGCAGCCGATCGCCTCCGCGGACGTGGCCGCCGCCCTCGCCGACGTCTCCGTCGGGGAGCCGCTGAACGGGACGCTCGACGTCGCCGGGCCCGACGCCCTCACGCTGGACGAGATCGGCAGGATCACCCTGGCTGCCCGTGGCGACGCCCGCCCCGTCGTCGTCGACGACGGGGCGGGCATGTTCGCCGCCGTCCGCGGTGACGTCCTCACCCCCGGGACCGGCGCGCGCCTGGCCCCCACCCGCTACCGCGACTGGCTGGGCGCCACCCTCGCCGGCTGA
- a CDS encoding methyltransferase domain-containing protein — translation MTTAPRGDAPGEGRYGEAVFPPGRAGEGERIDFGALAYDDITMARFRALGVGPGWRCLDVGAGTGTVSRRLLDEAGVTGVLAVDRHVRFLVERPVNGLDVLEADVTDPDFGPGRFGLVHARFVMMHLPERDRVISRLAELVEPGGVLVLSDAVDLTSERAPGTPYSTVMRAMWQALRETIGTDVSWVPSYPRLLRGAGLLPVAAEIHVPPLLAGSPISRFWADTWERSRAPMVATGLVDDAAVDAAIRYLESDACAALSAGMLTAWGRKPGEGLPEEGR, via the coding sequence GTGACCACCGCCCCGCGCGGGGACGCGCCGGGTGAAGGCCGTTACGGCGAGGCCGTGTTCCCTCCCGGGCGAGCGGGCGAGGGGGAGCGCATCGACTTCGGCGCGCTCGCCTACGACGACATCACCATGGCGCGGTTCCGCGCGCTCGGGGTCGGCCCCGGGTGGCGCTGCCTCGATGTGGGTGCCGGTACGGGCACGGTCTCCCGTCGGCTGCTCGACGAGGCCGGGGTGACGGGCGTGCTCGCCGTGGACCGCCACGTACGCTTTCTCGTTGAGCGTCCCGTGAACGGCCTCGACGTCCTGGAGGCCGACGTCACCGACCCGGACTTCGGCCCCGGCCGGTTCGGGCTCGTCCATGCGCGCTTCGTGATGATGCACCTTCCCGAGCGTGACCGTGTGATCAGCCGGTTGGCCGAACTCGTCGAGCCCGGCGGTGTGTTGGTGCTCAGTGACGCGGTCGATCTGACGAGCGAGCGGGCGCCCGGCACTCCGTACAGCACGGTGATGCGGGCGATGTGGCAGGCGCTGCGGGAGACCATCGGCACCGACGTCTCCTGGGTGCCGTCGTACCCGAGGCTGCTCCGCGGCGCGGGCCTTCTGCCCGTCGCCGCCGAGATCCATGTGCCGCCGCTGCTGGCGGGGAGTCCGATCAGCCGCTTCTGGGCGGACACATGGGAGCGGAGCAGGGCGCCGATGGTCGCGACCGGTCTGGTCGACGACGCGGCCGTCGACGCGGCGATCCGGTATCTGGAGTCCGACGCATGCGCGGCGCTGTCGGCAGGCATGCTCACGGCCTGGGGCCGGAAACCGGGCGAGGGGCTTCCGGAGGAGGGCCGCTGA